From the genome of Opitutaceae bacterium, one region includes:
- a CDS encoding carboxypeptidase regulatory-like domain-containing protein: MRHRLSILVGLGLLALAVETPAAPVSAPVRAFNIPADALEPSLRRFSKQARIEVLFPTDVVAGRRANAVKGEYTAQQALDVMLAGTGFRAFQDSRSGAITLIPDEKPTLIAGGGSAVTRTQYNNTPERTVGEGLASTHGEGAVSLAPRPDPRSGPGTGSIAGRVFNPVTREYVRNAQVEVSGGGQVAFTAQDGSYSLRGVPAGVVTLSAIYTGYRMAAKRVTIEPGRTTVGNFELHPAHFASEAADGEPVIELNRFVVSGYREGSAKAIMEQRAAVTFKNVVASDNFGDVTGGSVGEFIKYLPGVVMDYVDSDARTARIGGLSPVYAGVSVDGMNVANASDAGFNAESRAFEFEQASIVGVDAIEIIRTSTAAMDADSPAGRINLRSRSAFDRKGRGITAHVTFTGNEYSWSLRKTPGPYGTPTHKVRPGFAFTYSDVFREKLGVQLSLGGNTVATEQAGVTHFYNHLAGREPILTRILFRDAPKLSRRASFNFSTEYRPSPHLTLSLRTSGAHWDDGTNLRQIGFLVDPGAVTPDSSATSLVALPSANASSQVQYTTDRRNRANATVTYVPKLEYRRDDLVLTLGGGYSRSRTSFEDMSDGYFKTVAHRLTRIGFTAARSTATDTDWVFSQTSGPSWSEVKNYNRTSTFSNNVSSRPQVLEHQLRAMQFDAEKTVSILGQPVQILTGAKTREALHEQTKSGLLNWTYVGAAGMATAPDTVLPTTTQPGFDARTGGNIGTLGIPMTDPYATYALFKEHPSYFSPATVANYINGNFRNRSVRERVDALYLEANARWRSLRMNLGMRREWTAVRTRTIDPRARSAVEAAGYKPDTLEFADYQYRHGLQTTRTGGYANTFLSGGVKYGLARSLDLQLAGSQSIGRPGFDQMLGLVVIDESNKTVRIANPNLRPETSDKILAGLHYYFEPAGTLSFTGFRMSVRDMGVASTQISAAEAGYADDPALAEFAFYQPTNAPGMIRIDGFDVEYSQQLVFLPAPLRGISVFGSFSRTAASERIEAHIPKSANGGIRYGNSRFNAQMRFTWQAARFDSSVESEEIWQYERLMFDFSGVIRLNDNCEFTITGRNIFNEPIRTYSNSPGFLRTINRYGAAWTVGIRQRF; this comes from the coding sequence ATGCGGCATCGCCTGAGCATTCTTGTGGGGCTGGGTTTGCTGGCATTGGCTGTTGAAACTCCAGCAGCGCCAGTGAGTGCGCCCGTGCGAGCGTTCAACATCCCCGCGGACGCCCTGGAGCCGTCCTTGCGGCGTTTTTCGAAGCAGGCTCGGATTGAGGTTCTTTTTCCGACGGATGTCGTGGCCGGTCGTCGCGCAAATGCGGTAAAAGGTGAATACACTGCCCAACAGGCGCTCGATGTCATGCTTGCCGGCACCGGTTTCCGGGCCTTTCAGGACTCCCGAAGCGGAGCGATCACGCTGATTCCCGATGAAAAACCGACTTTGATCGCCGGTGGCGGAAGTGCAGTGACGCGTACCCAATACAACAATACGCCTGAGCGCACGGTTGGAGAGGGGCTGGCGTCAACGCATGGGGAGGGTGCTGTTTCGCTGGCACCACGGCCCGACCCAAGGTCCGGCCCGGGTACTGGCAGCATCGCGGGCAGAGTGTTCAACCCCGTCACCCGGGAATATGTGCGTAATGCGCAGGTGGAGGTTTCCGGTGGCGGGCAGGTGGCCTTCACTGCCCAGGACGGCTCCTACAGTCTGCGGGGTGTTCCCGCAGGTGTCGTCACGCTTTCGGCAATCTACACGGGCTATCGGATGGCGGCCAAGCGGGTGACCATCGAGCCAGGTCGCACGACAGTTGGAAACTTTGAACTCCATCCGGCGCATTTTGCGTCGGAGGCCGCGGACGGCGAGCCGGTCATCGAATTGAACAGATTTGTTGTTTCAGGGTATCGTGAGGGCAGCGCAAAGGCCATCATGGAGCAGCGTGCTGCGGTCACATTCAAGAACGTGGTTGCCTCTGACAATTTTGGGGATGTCACGGGCGGAAGCGTGGGCGAGTTCATCAAGTACCTGCCAGGGGTTGTCATGGACTACGTTGATTCCGACGCCCGCACGGCCCGCATAGGGGGACTGAGCCCCGTCTACGCAGGCGTGAGCGTGGACGGGATGAACGTGGCCAATGCGTCGGATGCGGGTTTCAATGCGGAGTCGCGGGCATTCGAGTTCGAACAGGCCTCGATTGTCGGCGTCGATGCCATCGAGATAATCCGAACGTCCACCGCGGCCATGGATGCCGATTCACCGGCAGGGCGGATCAATCTGCGCAGTCGTTCGGCGTTCGACCGCAAGGGCCGCGGGATCACCGCGCATGTGACATTCACCGGCAACGAGTATTCGTGGAGCCTGAGGAAAACACCGGGCCCCTACGGCACGCCAACCCACAAGGTGAGACCGGGGTTTGCATTCACGTATTCCGATGTGTTCCGGGAGAAGCTCGGCGTTCAACTCAGCCTTGGCGGGAACACCGTCGCAACCGAACAGGCGGGTGTCACCCACTTCTACAACCACCTGGCGGGAAGGGAGCCGATCCTCACGCGAATTCTATTTCGAGATGCACCCAAACTCTCACGCCGGGCGTCATTCAATTTCAGCACCGAATACAGGCCATCTCCCCATCTGACCCTTTCGCTCAGAACCTCGGGCGCTCATTGGGATGATGGCACCAATCTCAGGCAGATCGGATTCCTGGTGGATCCCGGGGCTGTTACTCCTGACTCGAGCGCCACCTCTCTTGTGGCATTGCCGTCTGCAAATGCCAGTTCACAGGTGCAATACACGACGGATCGAAGAAACAGGGCGAATGCGACGGTGACCTATGTCCCGAAGCTCGAGTACAGGAGGGACGACCTCGTTCTCACGCTCGGGGGTGGATACTCCCGGTCGCGCACTTCATTTGAGGACATGTCCGATGGCTACTTCAAGACGGTGGCGCACCGGCTGACACGCATCGGCTTCACAGCGGCTCGCAGCACCGCGACCGATACCGATTGGGTCTTTTCACAGACATCGGGGCCATCCTGGAGCGAAGTGAAGAACTACAATCGCACCAGCACCTTTTCCAACAATGTCTCGAGCAGGCCGCAGGTGTTGGAGCATCAGCTTCGCGCGATGCAGTTTGATGCGGAGAAGACCGTTTCGATCCTTGGCCAGCCGGTGCAGATCCTGACCGGAGCGAAAACGAGGGAGGCTCTCCATGAACAGACGAAAAGCGGGCTCTTGAACTGGACTTATGTTGGGGCCGCGGGAATGGCGACTGCGCCGGACACGGTCCTGCCCACAACCACGCAGCCCGGTTTCGATGCGCGCACGGGAGGGAACATCGGCACCCTGGGTATTCCAATGACCGACCCCTATGCCACGTACGCGCTGTTCAAGGAACATCCCTCCTACTTTTCTCCCGCAACAGTGGCCAACTACATCAACGGGAATTTCCGCAATCGGTCCGTGCGCGAACGGGTCGACGCCCTCTATCTCGAGGCCAATGCAAGATGGCGCTCGCTTCGCATGAACCTCGGCATGCGCCGGGAATGGACGGCCGTCCGGACAAGGACGATCGACCCTCGTGCGCGATCCGCGGTGGAGGCTGCGGGCTACAAACCAGACACGCTGGAGTTTGCGGACTATCAGTATCGCCACGGCCTGCAAACGACGCGGACCGGCGGATACGCGAACACGTTCCTCAGCGGAGGCGTCAAGTATGGATTGGCGCGCTCCCTGGATCTGCAGTTGGCGGGCAGCCAGTCCATCGGGCGGCCGGGTTTTGACCAGATGCTGGGTCTTGTCGTGATCGATGAGTCAAACAAGACGGTCCGTATCGCGAACCCGAATCTCAGGCCGGAGACATCCGACAAGATTTTGGCTGGACTGCATTACTATTTCGAGCCTGCCGGCACCTTGAGTTTCACCGGATTCCGAATGTCTGTCAGAGACATGGGTGTCGCCAGCACCCAGATCAGCGCCGCCGAGGCCGGTTACGCGGATGACCCTGCGCTTGCGGAATTTGCGTTCTATCAGCCGACAAATGCGCCCGGGATGATCCGCATCGATGGATTTGATGTGGAGTACAGCCAGCAATTGGTCTTCCTGCCCGCGCCGCTTCGCGGCATCAGCGTCTTCGGATCGTTTTCCCGGACTGCGGCGAGCGAGCGGATTGAGGCTCACATCCCAAAGTCCGCCAATGGCGGCATCCGCTACGGCAATTCGCGGTTCAATGCCCAGATGAGATTCACCTGGCAGGCAGCTCGGTTTGATTCATCTGTCGAGAGTGAGGAGATCTGGCAATACGAGCGGCTGATGTTCGATTTCAGCGGGGTCATCAGGCTCAATGACAACTGCGAGTTTACAATCACCGGCCGAAACATCTTCAACGAACCCATTCGAACCTACTCAAATTCCCCCGGCTTTCTTCGCACGATCAACCGGTATGGCGCCGCCTGGACCGTGGGGATCCGGCAACGATTCTGA
- a CDS encoding FecR domain-containing protein, with protein MKSEIDAKAAEWFARRDGGCSPAEKEELESWLHEDVRHAEAFGRLEMAWKTFGKPADTGSTDALLMELAGRRSRRLRRRKLAAFAAAAGFAVGVGLLSRLDLQRSELASAGAIVHRATERVLPDGSRITLRDGADIGVQFSTGERRVLLVEGEAWFEVAKDPARPFVVSVNGVEVRAVGTSFAVQLNRRSVDVLVTEGTVSVGSSGTNPAVPESVKVTAGNRIVLSNEINAGRAPIEPVSRDEANHQLSWRTPRVEFKGTPLVDAVATMNREAEGKTAWRLRIVDRDLEMMRVSGIFRADNIDAFVLLLEVGFGVKAERDKNVLLLSKDMR; from the coding sequence ATGAAGTCGGAAATTGATGCGAAGGCCGCCGAATGGTTTGCGCGGCGGGATGGCGGATGCAGCCCAGCCGAGAAGGAGGAGCTGGAGAGCTGGCTGCACGAGGATGTTCGGCATGCGGAGGCCTTTGGACGCTTGGAGATGGCTTGGAAGACCTTTGGAAAACCTGCCGACACGGGTTCCACGGATGCACTGCTCATGGAACTCGCTGGGCGGCGGTCGCGGCGACTTCGACGCCGAAAGCTGGCGGCTTTTGCCGCAGCCGCGGGATTTGCGGTTGGGGTGGGCCTGCTGTCCCGGCTTGATTTGCAGCGATCCGAACTGGCATCGGCAGGGGCGATCGTGCATCGCGCAACGGAGCGCGTCCTGCCCGATGGATCCAGGATAACCCTGAGGGACGGTGCCGACATAGGCGTGCAGTTTTCGACCGGGGAGAGACGGGTGCTGCTTGTCGAGGGGGAGGCCTGGTTCGAAGTCGCCAAGGATCCCGCCCGCCCGTTTGTCGTGAGTGTGAACGGAGTCGAAGTCCGGGCCGTCGGAACCTCCTTTGCTGTTCAGTTGAACAGGCGGAGCGTTGACGTGCTCGTCACTGAAGGGACCGTCAGTGTTGGCTCCTCCGGTACGAATCCTGCGGTGCCGGAAAGTGTCAAGGTGACTGCCGGCAACCGCATTGTCCTGAGCAACGAGATAAACGCGGGGCGGGCTCCAATCGAGCCGGTCTCGCGTGATGAAGCCAATCATCAGCTGAGCTGGCGCACGCCACGGGTGGAGTTCAAAGGCACGCCGCTTGTGGATGCGGTTGCGACAATGAATCGTGAGGCTGAGGGAAAAACGGCGTGGAGGCTGCGAATTGTCGATCGTGATTTGGAAATGATGCGGGTCAGCGGCATCTTCCGGGCGGACAATATCGACGCCTTTGTGCTGCTCCTGGAGGTGGGTTTTGGGGTCAAGGCCGAGCGGGACAAGAACGTCCTCCTGTTGAGCAAGGATATGCGCTGA
- a CDS encoding sigma-70 family RNA polymerase sigma factor: MSPPETPLSPDLADQAKWFAENLHPHRGPLRAYVRSAFPTLQEVDDVVQESYLRVIKAHAVHPIRFCKAFLFTTARNVAINLLQRQRINPLMPVADLASLAVLDEKADVSEATCTKEEIALLADGIDALPARCREVFVLRRIKGVSQAEIAAQLGISEQTVQAQVQRGVKACAEFLRRRGVRRESTVRMDRPVS, translated from the coding sequence GTGAGTCCTCCTGAAACACCCCTGTCGCCGGACCTGGCAGACCAAGCCAAGTGGTTTGCTGAAAATCTGCATCCCCACCGTGGGCCGCTGAGGGCCTACGTTCGGAGCGCATTTCCAACCCTCCAGGAGGTCGACGACGTTGTCCAGGAGTCCTATTTGCGCGTGATCAAGGCCCATGCCGTCCACCCCATCCGGTTCTGCAAGGCATTCCTTTTCACCACGGCAAGGAACGTGGCCATCAATTTGCTCCAGCGCCAGCGCATCAACCCGCTGATGCCTGTAGCTGATTTGGCTTCATTGGCGGTCTTGGATGAGAAGGCCGATGTATCCGAAGCAACCTGCACGAAGGAAGAGATTGCACTGCTTGCCGACGGGATCGACGCACTGCCCGCGCGATGCCGCGAGGTTTTTGTCCTCCGGAGAATCAAGGGAGTGTCACAAGCGGAGATCGCAGCTCAATTGGGCATTTCAGAGCAGACGGTGCAGGCGCAGGTTCAGCGTGGTGTCAAGGCGTGCGCCGAATTCCTTCGCCGTCGCGGAGTACGGCGCGAATCCACGGTGCGCATGGATCGGCCAGTGTCCTGA